The Streptomyces sp. NBC_00670 genome window below encodes:
- a CDS encoding ABC transporter permease codes for MSTSTFLIRRVLQALAVVVIVTIVVFALLHALPGGPARGILGPQATAQQIARFNHEQGLDKPLPVQYLYYLNQLVHGDLGTSYTLNAPVSQLIQERLPKTLVLTVLSAVIGLLLAIPLGMWQAVRRNRPVDYVITTLSFIAYSTPVYFLGLILVLVFSQVLPWFPSQAPQGDSLADVFSDPQALVLPVVAGAASMIAVFSRYMRAATLENLSEDYVRTARAGGARSRAILRKHVFRNSLTPVVAMLGYYVPVLFGGALVVEQLFNYPGMGLLFWSAAQASDYPVLLGCVLVIAIATVVGTLLADIVQRIIDPRVKAGRA; via the coding sequence ATGAGCACTTCCACGTTCCTGATCAGACGCGTCCTCCAGGCACTCGCCGTCGTCGTCATCGTGACGATCGTCGTCTTCGCCCTGCTGCACGCCCTGCCCGGCGGCCCCGCCCGCGGCATCCTCGGCCCCCAGGCCACCGCCCAGCAGATCGCCCGCTTCAACCACGAACAGGGCCTCGACAAGCCGCTGCCCGTCCAGTACCTCTACTACCTCAACCAGCTGGTGCACGGTGACCTCGGCACCTCGTACACCCTCAACGCGCCGGTCTCCCAGCTCATCCAGGAGCGGCTGCCCAAGACCCTCGTCCTCACCGTCCTGTCCGCCGTCATCGGGCTGCTCCTGGCGATCCCGCTCGGCATGTGGCAGGCCGTGCGGCGCAACCGGCCGGTGGACTACGTCATCACCACGCTGAGCTTCATCGCCTACTCCACGCCCGTCTACTTCCTCGGACTCATCCTCGTCCTGGTGTTCAGCCAGGTACTGCCCTGGTTCCCCTCCCAGGCACCCCAGGGCGACTCCCTCGCCGACGTGTTCTCCGATCCGCAGGCCCTCGTCCTGCCGGTGGTCGCCGGCGCCGCCTCCATGATCGCGGTGTTCAGCCGCTACATGCGCGCCGCCACCCTGGAGAACCTCTCCGAGGACTACGTCAGGACCGCGCGGGCCGGCGGCGCCCGCTCCCGCGCCATCCTGCGCAAGCACGTCTTCCGCAACTCCCTGACCCCGGTGGTCGCCATGCTCGGCTACTACGTGCCCGTCCTCTTCGGCGGTGCGCTGGTGGTGGAGCAGCTCTTCAACTACCCCGGCATGGGGCTGCTGTTCTGGTCCGCCGCGCAGGCCTCGGACTACCCGGTCCTGCTCGGCTGCGTCCTCGTCATCGCCATCGCCACCGTGGTCGGCACCCTGCTCGCCGACATCGTCCAGCGGATCATCGACCCCCGAGTGAAGGCAGGCAGGGCATGA
- a CDS encoding ABC transporter permease translates to MSAILQPAELPGATETPTEAASGVRLAVRRFLRNRLAVAGLCVVVFFVLFCFVGPLLYSTDQTHTALRQVNLSPSGAHWLGTDAVGHDELGRLMYGGKVSLVVGLAAGILATVIGTLWGAAAGYAGGWIDAVMMRIVDAGIAIPALFILLVVSAITTPGLAGMILILGLVSWLVPSRLIRAETLSLKNRDYVLTLRAIGGTHARAILRHILPNSVSTIVVATTFQIADAILLVAYVSYLGLGVQPPATDWGGMLSAGLNAAYSGYWWLILPPGLAIILVVWAFNAIGDGLRDAFDVRGRG, encoded by the coding sequence ATGAGCGCCATCCTCCAGCCGGCCGAACTGCCCGGCGCGACCGAGACCCCCACCGAGGCCGCCTCCGGCGTCCGGCTCGCCGTCCGGCGCTTCCTGCGCAACCGGCTCGCCGTCGCCGGGCTGTGCGTCGTCGTCTTCTTCGTCCTGTTCTGCTTCGTGGGCCCGCTGCTGTACTCCACGGACCAGACCCACACCGCGCTGCGACAGGTCAACCTCTCGCCGAGCGGCGCGCACTGGCTCGGCACCGACGCCGTCGGCCACGACGAACTGGGCCGGCTCATGTACGGCGGCAAGGTCTCCCTCGTGGTCGGCCTCGCCGCGGGCATCCTGGCCACCGTCATCGGCACCCTGTGGGGCGCCGCCGCGGGGTACGCGGGCGGGTGGATCGACGCGGTCATGATGCGGATCGTGGACGCCGGCATCGCCATCCCCGCCCTGTTCATCCTGCTCGTCGTCTCCGCGATCACCACGCCAGGGCTGGCGGGGATGATCCTCATCCTCGGCCTGGTGTCCTGGCTCGTGCCCTCCCGGCTCATCCGGGCCGAGACCCTGAGCCTGAAGAACCGCGACTACGTCCTCACCCTGCGCGCCATCGGCGGCACCCACGCCCGCGCCATCCTGCGGCACATCCTGCCCAACTCCGTCTCCACCATCGTCGTCGCCACCACCTTCCAGATCGCCGACGCCATCCTCCTCGTCGCCTACGTCTCCTACCTCGGCCTCGGCGTACAGCCGCCGGCCACCGACTGGGGCGGGATGCTCTCGGCGGGGCTCAACGCCGCCTACTCCGGCTACTGGTGGCTCATCCTGCCGCCGGGCCTGGCCATCATCCTGGTGGTGTGGGCGTTCAACGCGATCGGGGACGGGCTCCGTGACGCATTCGACGTGAGGGGACGAGGATGA
- a CDS encoding peptide ABC transporter substrate-binding protein — translation MFPARTATGRRWALVAGAAVISGALLTGCSGGGDSSSGGHSADSINYALPANFTPNWILPIGTAAHLNTNNSSISQVLWEPLIAYDGSTGEVGWNKDNSLATAARFAKDNRSVTITLGNRHWSDGKPVTSRDVEFWFNLVKADKADWASYSPGKAPDNWTSFKTVDDTHFTLTFDKAYNQQWMLANELSMIRPMPQHVWDKTGDSATVSDQDRTAAGAKKVWAYLNKAAKNISGYASDPLWKTVSGPYTLKSFSTAGKVQLTANAKYDGGGKAHIKNVNLLPFTTTDAEANALRAGTVDYGYINATDLGQEASFKSRGYSIKPWAGWAITYMPYNFNNPAMGAVFKQLYARQAIQMSVDQKSLSKVIFNGTAVPTFGPIPQGQTSDFVSPVQKNNPYPFDTAKAKQLLTSHGWTEQGGTMVCTDPGSGDDQCGKGVDKGTTFRMQVLSQSGSAVTDNMMSALQSSFAKTGIKFSIKTAPVNSVLSQSGQCKPEDSGCKWQLSFFGTAGSWYFPAYPSGDSLFQTGGGSNFGSYSNPAVDKLISRTTTSESTEAVQEYSAALAKDLPVIWLPEPDYQVSVVKNGLGGFAQDSLANFHPAMWKWTGK, via the coding sequence ATGTTTCCTGCTCGCACGGCGACCGGCCGCCGCTGGGCCCTGGTCGCGGGTGCCGCCGTCATCTCCGGCGCGCTGCTCACCGGTTGTTCCGGGGGCGGCGACTCGTCGTCCGGCGGACACTCGGCGGACAGCATCAACTACGCGCTCCCGGCCAACTTCACGCCGAACTGGATACTGCCGATCGGCACGGCCGCGCACCTCAACACCAACAACTCCTCCATATCCCAGGTTCTCTGGGAGCCGCTCATCGCCTACGACGGCTCCACCGGTGAGGTCGGCTGGAACAAGGACAACTCCCTCGCCACGGCGGCGCGGTTCGCCAAGGACAACCGAAGCGTGACGATCACCCTCGGCAACCGGCACTGGAGCGACGGCAAGCCGGTCACCTCACGCGACGTGGAGTTCTGGTTCAACCTGGTCAAGGCCGACAAGGCCGACTGGGCAAGCTACAGCCCGGGCAAGGCACCGGACAACTGGACCTCATTCAAGACCGTCGACGACACGCACTTCACCCTCACCTTCGACAAGGCGTACAACCAACAGTGGATGCTCGCCAACGAGTTGAGCATGATCCGCCCCATGCCGCAGCACGTCTGGGACAAGACGGGCGACTCCGCCACCGTCTCCGACCAGGACCGCACCGCGGCCGGCGCCAAGAAGGTGTGGGCGTACCTCAACAAGGCCGCCAAGAACATCTCCGGCTACGCGAGCGACCCGCTCTGGAAGACGGTCAGCGGGCCGTACACCCTCAAGTCCTTCTCCACCGCGGGCAAGGTCCAGCTCACCGCCAACGCCAAGTACGACGGCGGCGGCAAGGCCCACATCAAGAACGTCAACCTCCTGCCGTTCACCACCACGGACGCCGAGGCCAACGCGCTGCGGGCCGGCACGGTCGACTACGGCTACATCAACGCCACCGACCTCGGCCAGGAGGCCTCCTTCAAGTCCCGGGGCTACAGCATCAAGCCGTGGGCGGGCTGGGCGATCACCTACATGCCCTACAACTTCAACAACCCCGCCATGGGCGCCGTCTTCAAGCAGCTCTACGCCCGCCAGGCGATCCAGATGTCGGTGGACCAGAAGAGCCTGTCCAAGGTCATCTTCAACGGCACGGCCGTGCCCACCTTCGGCCCGATCCCGCAGGGGCAGACCTCCGACTTCGTCTCCCCGGTGCAGAAGAACAACCCCTACCCCTTCGACACCGCCAAGGCCAAGCAGCTGCTGACCTCGCACGGCTGGACCGAGCAGGGCGGCACCATGGTGTGCACGGACCCGGGCAGCGGCGACGACCAGTGCGGCAAGGGCGTGGACAAGGGCACCACGTTCCGTATGCAGGTGCTGTCGCAGTCCGGCTCGGCCGTCACCGACAACATGATGAGCGCCCTGCAGTCCTCCTTCGCGAAGACCGGCATCAAGTTCTCCATCAAGACCGCACCGGTCAACTCCGTGCTCTCGCAGTCCGGTCAGTGCAAGCCCGAGGACTCCGGCTGCAAGTGGCAGCTCTCCTTCTTCGGCACCGCCGGCAGTTGGTACTTCCCGGCCTACCCGAGCGGCGACTCGCTCTTCCAGACCGGCGGCGGCTCCAACTTCGGCAGCTACTCCAACCCCGCGGTGGACAAGCTGATCAGCCGCACCACCACCTCCGAGTCCACCGAGGCCGTCCAGGAGTACAGCGCCGCCCTGGCCAAGGACCTCCCGGTGATCTGGCTGCCGGAACCCGACTACCAGGTCTCCGTGGTCAAGAACGGGCTCGGCGGCTTCGCCCAGGACTCCCTCGCCAACTTCCACCCCGCCATGTGGAAGTGGACCGGCAAGTGA